Proteins from a single region of Amycolatopsis sp. CA-230715:
- a CDS encoding cyclase family protein: MRRFVDISVALKGGIASDPPGHEPEIDYFTHTDTAGDVVSFFPGATIDDLPDREGWAIERVRLTTHNGTHLDAPYHYSAVMDGGARAITIDEVPLEWCLRPAVKLDFRHFEDGYVATAADVEAELKRIGHELRPLEIVVVNTSAGAKYGQDDYVASGCGMGREATLYLLERGVRLTGTDAWSWDAPFVHTAKRYARDHDASVIWEGHRAGRDIGYCHIEKLHNLESLPADGFEISCFPVKVHAASAGWTRAVAIFDE; the protein is encoded by the coding sequence ATGCGCAGGTTTGTCGACATCTCGGTGGCACTCAAGGGCGGGATCGCCTCGGACCCGCCCGGTCACGAGCCGGAGATCGACTACTTCACGCACACCGACACGGCGGGCGACGTGGTGTCGTTCTTCCCCGGTGCGACCATCGACGACCTGCCGGACCGCGAGGGATGGGCGATCGAGCGGGTGCGGCTCACCACGCACAACGGCACCCACCTCGACGCGCCGTATCACTACTCGGCGGTGATGGACGGCGGCGCGCGGGCGATCACGATCGACGAGGTGCCGCTCGAATGGTGCCTGCGGCCCGCGGTGAAACTGGACTTCCGGCACTTCGAGGACGGGTACGTGGCCACCGCGGCCGACGTCGAGGCCGAGCTGAAGCGGATCGGGCACGAACTCCGGCCGTTGGAGATCGTGGTCGTCAACACCTCGGCCGGTGCCAAGTACGGCCAGGACGACTACGTCGCGTCCGGATGCGGCATGGGTCGCGAGGCGACGCTGTACCTGCTCGAGCGCGGTGTCCGGCTCACCGGCACGGACGCGTGGAGCTGGGACGCGCCGTTCGTGCACACTGCGAAGCGCTACGCCCGCGATCACGACGCGTCGGTGATCTGGGAGGGCCACCGCGCGGGCAGGGACATCGGGTACTGCCACATCGAGAAACTGCACAACCTGGAGTCGCTGCCAGCCGACGGGTTCGAGATCTCGTGCTTCCCGGTCAAGGTGCACGCCGCGTCCGCGGGCTGGACCCGCGCGGTCGCGATCTTCGACGAATGA
- a CDS encoding DUF6545 domain-containing protein: MAGMTLPAVGPRWELRRHDRALEPLWRDLTDWAPDYRFNPPEAAGKPDITDRVRNRIVEIRDVLFEPLQPHLNPAVAEEARDLARRNQLDDGQAEAVAQAAVIAVALATARQNAPVGNSGPVSFTGPGTDDYRDDATWLATVATAYTESPIVKTILEETTPDAEPAH, from the coding sequence ATGGCCGGGATGACGCTGCCAGCGGTCGGGCCGCGCTGGGAGCTGCGCCGCCACGACCGTGCGCTAGAACCGCTGTGGCGCGATCTCACCGACTGGGCACCCGACTACCGGTTCAACCCACCCGAAGCCGCGGGCAAGCCGGATATCACCGACCGAGTACGCAACCGGATCGTCGAGATCCGCGACGTCCTTTTCGAGCCCCTCCAGCCCCACCTGAATCCCGCCGTGGCCGAGGAAGCCCGCGACCTTGCCCGACGAAACCAGCTCGACGACGGACAAGCCGAAGCAGTCGCCCAAGCCGCTGTGATCGCCGTCGCGCTCGCCACCGCACGCCAGAACGCGCCAGTCGGAAACTCCGGCCCGGTGAGCTTCACCGGCCCTGGCACCGACGACTACCGCGACGACGCAACCTGGCTCGCTACCGTGGCCACTGCCTACACCGAATCACCCATCGTGAAAACCATCCTTGAGGAGACCACGCCCGATGCCGAGCCAGCCCACTAA
- a CDS encoding WXG100 family type VII secretion target yields MGQALNTTVNGSSGTCVAAADWLRTVTDAGHHAAGNVRAALTGAEADWQGPASSAFQESIGNIDVVSDQMADWASRTEHGLRDFAASLDTIVARMQDALGKARVGGLQVDGPFIVEPAPLPMGKPGTPVEVCTADNMHKVIGQYKGDINQYNAQVSDYNAKVAIYNECKAIVDGARNTEGEAHQSLLRALAPPSGGPDIDSYKVGTTVIARVNSYISSFENPRKESLLKAARAEGSAQFYENWANGTQLTLTAANKADLKWAIDESRANKVAYETRASEFGKYVEKVPEWVRKTVSAYPGKSVLHVLPAEAGLGLQTGQKLLKGMPYVGSSLTLINEFVGAAKGEQSWGKAAADTAAQVAGGAIGGAAASAGAGALLGAPLGPIGSLVVGTAGGLAGVIGGQAVADWLVPK; encoded by the coding sequence ATGGGACAAGCACTCAACACCACGGTCAACGGCTCGTCCGGCACATGCGTGGCCGCCGCGGACTGGCTGCGAACGGTGACCGACGCCGGGCACCATGCAGCCGGAAACGTCCGCGCCGCCCTGACCGGGGCCGAAGCGGACTGGCAAGGGCCCGCCAGCTCTGCGTTCCAGGAGTCGATAGGCAACATCGACGTAGTTTCAGATCAAATGGCGGACTGGGCTTCTCGGACGGAACATGGCCTCCGGGACTTCGCGGCCTCACTCGACACGATCGTCGCTCGCATGCAAGACGCATTAGGAAAGGCGAGGGTCGGCGGCTTGCAGGTTGACGGCCCTTTTATCGTCGAACCTGCCCCTCTGCCGATGGGAAAGCCTGGAACACCGGTCGAGGTCTGCACCGCAGACAATATGCACAAGGTTATAGGGCAATACAAAGGCGATATAAATCAATATAACGCACAAGTATCAGATTACAATGCGAAAGTCGCGATATATAACGAGTGCAAAGCTATCGTTGATGGCGCCCGCAATACCGAGGGTGAAGCACATCAATCCCTTCTTCGAGCCTTGGCGCCGCCGTCCGGCGGACCTGACATCGACTCGTACAAGGTCGGCACTACAGTAATCGCCCGCGTCAACAGTTACATTTCTTCGTTTGAGAACCCTAGAAAAGAGAGCCTTCTCAAGGCTGCACGAGCAGAGGGAAGCGCTCAGTTCTATGAGAACTGGGCAAATGGCACGCAGCTTACCCTCACAGCGGCCAACAAGGCGGATCTCAAGTGGGCGATTGACGAGTCGCGCGCCAACAAAGTTGCCTATGAGACTCGCGCAAGCGAATTCGGAAAATATGTAGAGAAGGTACCTGAATGGGTACGGAAGACAGTTTCCGCCTATCCCGGAAAGAGTGTATTGCACGTCCTGCCCGCGGAGGCCGGATTAGGATTGCAGACCGGGCAGAAACTGCTGAAAGGAATGCCCTACGTAGGAAGTAGTCTGACTCTGATAAACGAGTTCGTCGGGGCCGCCAAGGGGGAACAAAGTTGGGGAAAGGCGGCGGCTGACACTGCAGCTCAAGTCGCGGGTGGAGCGATCGGAGGAGCTGCGGCGAGCGCTGGGGCAGGAGCACTTCTTGGCGCCCCGCTTGGTCCAATTGGATCGCTGGTGGTTGGCACGGCGGGCGGCCTCGCTGGTGTCATTGGCGGACAGGCCGTGGCGGATTGGCTCGTGCCGAAATAA
- a CDS encoding TetR/AcrR family transcriptional regulator yields MAEESQPALGRRRRRLSDDETEKRMVDAAMALVNRTGLTVGLDHISFEDVIRDAGVARSAVYRRWPYKDLFFSDLLKALASAAVPARMPDDEGMNVIREVALEHFGWFATPRTRHDLWSELLRHAALVEFEAIHGSTDWRTYLALHATFESLASGDLRDEVQQALARSEQGFVARIAKAYEYLAGLLGYRLRPELDATFETVARLVNATMRGLVLTALSTPEVAAQRVRANPFGSSAKADWSLPALGIASTVFAFLEPDPSVAWDGERIAAVRAELSSE; encoded by the coding sequence ATGGCGGAGGAGTCCCAGCCCGCGCTCGGCAGGCGGCGGCGCAGGCTGTCGGACGACGAGACCGAGAAGCGCATGGTCGACGCCGCGATGGCGCTCGTCAACCGGACGGGGCTGACCGTCGGGCTCGACCACATCAGCTTCGAGGACGTCATCCGCGACGCCGGGGTGGCCAGGAGCGCGGTCTACCGGCGCTGGCCGTACAAGGACCTGTTCTTCAGCGATCTGCTCAAGGCGCTCGCGAGCGCCGCCGTCCCGGCCAGGATGCCGGACGACGAGGGCATGAACGTGATCCGCGAGGTGGCGCTGGAGCACTTCGGCTGGTTCGCCACCCCGCGAACTCGCCACGACCTGTGGAGCGAGCTGCTCCGCCACGCCGCGCTCGTCGAGTTCGAAGCCATCCACGGCTCCACCGACTGGCGCACCTACCTCGCCCTGCACGCCACTTTCGAAAGCCTTGCGAGCGGAGATCTGCGGGACGAGGTCCAGCAGGCGCTCGCGCGTTCGGAACAGGGATTCGTGGCGAGGATCGCCAAGGCCTACGAGTACCTGGCCGGTTTGCTCGGCTACCGCCTGCGGCCCGAACTCGACGCCACGTTCGAAACCGTCGCGCGCCTGGTCAACGCCACCATGCGCGGGCTGGTGCTCACCGCGCTGTCCACCCCGGAAGTGGCGGCTCAGCGCGTGCGCGCGAACCCGTTCGGGAGCAGCGCCAAGGCCGATTGGTCGCTTCCCGCGCTCGGCATCGCGAGCACCGTGTTCGCCTTCCTCGAACCGGATCCTTCGGTGGCATGGGATGGCGAGCGCATCGCCGCGGTCCGCGCGGAGCTGTCGTCGGAGTAG
- a CDS encoding TetR/AcrR family transcriptional regulator, translating into MTGRAPAGLRDRKKAKTKVAIQEATLRLFAERGYEATTVEQVTQAAGVSRATYFRYFASKADVVLYDVTDMLLVDALRALPCGQHPVRALREAAQVAQEQQTAQRRDSDQQREYLMRTVPELRAKVPEHILAALPLLAAVIAERHGRDLEDLAVRTTAGAIIGVAVATWTVVADDLSEGFAERHLALVDTALQQLEDGLPL; encoded by the coding sequence GTGACCGGCCGCGCGCCGGCCGGTCTTCGGGACCGGAAGAAAGCCAAGACGAAGGTGGCGATCCAAGAGGCGACGCTGCGACTGTTCGCCGAGCGGGGGTACGAGGCCACGACTGTGGAGCAGGTCACCCAGGCCGCGGGAGTGTCCCGTGCGACCTACTTCCGCTACTTCGCGAGCAAGGCCGACGTGGTGCTGTACGACGTGACCGACATGCTGCTGGTGGACGCGCTGCGCGCGCTTCCCTGTGGCCAGCACCCCGTCCGCGCCCTGCGGGAGGCCGCCCAGGTCGCGCAGGAGCAGCAGACCGCCCAGCGCAGGGACTCAGACCAGCAGCGCGAGTACCTCATGCGCACGGTGCCCGAACTGCGCGCCAAGGTGCCCGAGCACATCCTCGCGGCGCTGCCGCTGCTGGCCGCTGTGATCGCCGAGCGCCACGGCCGCGACCTCGAGGACCTTGCCGTGCGCACGACCGCTGGCGCGATCATCGGCGTGGCGGTGGCGACCTGGACCGTGGTCGCCGACGATTTGTCCGAGGGCTTCGCCGAGCGGCACCTGGCCCTCGTCGACACCGCGCTCCAGCAACTCGAGGACGGCCTGCCCTTGTGA
- a CDS encoding DUF397 domain-containing protein translates to MRRNRPLTTNLDAADARSGAARGSSEWRKSSYSNKETACVEVDLGTDAVGVRDTKSRATGHLTIEPAAWAAFVRAADRTMR, encoded by the coding sequence ATAAGAAGGAACCGGCCGCTCACAACGAACCTCGACGCAGCCGACGCCAGATCGGGAGCGGCTCGTGGATCGTCAGAGTGGCGCAAGTCCAGTTACAGCAACAAGGAGACGGCCTGCGTGGAGGTCGATCTCGGCACGGACGCAGTAGGCGTCCGCGACACCAAGAGCAGGGCTACAGGGCACCTGACGATCGAACCGGCCGCATGGGCGGCGTTCGTGCGGGCCGCAGACCGCACGATGCGCTGA
- a CDS encoding flavin monoamine oxidase family protein codes for MESTVDVAVIGAGISGLVAARAVAEAGRSVLVLEARDRVGGRVLNHSLPNGAVTEAGAAFVGPTQDHILALAKELGVATFPEYADGDNVYVNRGHATRYTGTLPPDLLILPDATIVHLRLNQMASQVPVDAPWAAPKAAIWDAMSLHDWFRSTTLNPATENLFLSFLEPLIGAEPQDVSLLYFLWMMAGAGNETNPGTFDRSSGVRDGAQDSRFVGGSQLIPLRLAEKLGDRVVLNAAARRVVQYDDHAVVSGEFGSVKANRVIVAVPPPLATAIEWDPVLPAAKSVLLRRMPMGTLMKCAAVYPEPFWRADGLSGMGLLTDGPVRSMFDVSPPDDSAGILLAFIGGYRRRDWGDRPLPERRAAVLDAFTKAVGPKAAEAIDYFEQDWTTERWSTGGPVAITGVGTISGYGQAIRATTGRVHWAGTETSTYWAGYMDGAVRAGERASAEVLGAL; via the coding sequence ATGGAATCCACAGTGGACGTTGCCGTGATCGGTGCCGGCATCTCCGGGCTGGTCGCCGCGAGGGCGGTCGCCGAGGCGGGGCGCTCGGTGCTGGTGCTCGAGGCGCGGGACAGGGTCGGCGGGCGCGTGCTGAACCACTCGCTGCCGAACGGGGCCGTGACCGAGGCGGGTGCCGCGTTCGTCGGCCCGACCCAGGACCACATCCTCGCGCTCGCCAAGGAGCTCGGCGTCGCCACGTTCCCGGAATACGCCGACGGGGACAACGTCTACGTCAACCGCGGGCACGCCACGCGCTACACCGGCACGCTGCCGCCGGATCTGCTGATCCTGCCCGACGCGACGATCGTGCACCTCCGGCTCAACCAGATGGCGTCCCAGGTTCCCGTCGACGCGCCGTGGGCCGCGCCGAAAGCGGCCATATGGGATGCCATGTCCCTGCACGACTGGTTCCGCTCGACCACGCTGAACCCGGCCACCGAGAACCTGTTCCTGTCCTTCCTCGAGCCGTTGATCGGGGCCGAGCCGCAGGACGTCTCGCTGCTCTACTTCCTGTGGATGATGGCGGGCGCGGGCAACGAGACCAACCCCGGCACGTTCGACCGGTCCTCCGGTGTCCGCGACGGCGCGCAGGACTCGCGGTTCGTCGGCGGCTCCCAGCTCATTCCGTTGCGGCTGGCCGAAAAGCTCGGCGACCGGGTGGTGCTGAACGCGGCCGCGCGCCGCGTGGTCCAGTACGACGACCACGCGGTCGTCTCCGGTGAATTCGGCTCGGTGAAAGCGAACCGCGTGATCGTCGCGGTCCCGCCACCGCTGGCCACGGCGATCGAATGGGATCCGGTGCTGCCCGCCGCGAAATCCGTGCTGCTGCGCCGGATGCCGATGGGCACGCTGATGAAGTGCGCCGCGGTGTACCCCGAGCCGTTCTGGCGCGCCGACGGCCTCAGCGGGATGGGCCTGCTCACCGACGGGCCGGTGCGCTCGATGTTCGACGTCAGCCCGCCCGACGACTCGGCCGGGATCCTGCTCGCGTTCATCGGCGGCTACCGCAGGCGCGACTGGGGCGACCGGCCGCTGCCCGAACGCCGCGCCGCCGTGCTCGACGCCTTCACGAAGGCTGTGGGGCCGAAGGCCGCAGAGGCGATCGACTACTTCGAACAGGACTGGACCACCGAGCGCTGGTCCACCGGCGGCCCGGTCGCGATCACCGGTGTCGGCACCATCTCCGGCTACGGCCAGGCGATCCGCGCCACCACCGGACGCGTGCACTGGGCGGGCACCGAGACGTCGACCTACTGGGCGGGCTACATGGACGGTGCCGTGCGCGCCGGGGAACGCGCCTCCGCCGAAGTCCTCGGCGCCTTGTAG
- a CDS encoding FAD-dependent monooxygenase, with protein sequence MRILISGASIAGPALAYWLTRYGHSVTVVERAPTPRKTGGHAVDLFGPAMEVAEKMGVLPRVAEMSTGTTRLTVHREGRRRPVTIDLTKIFGAVTDRHVEIMRDDLSEIFHHATRDHVEYVFGDSITALADDGQVFFDNGAARRFDLVIGADGLHSNVRRLVFGPESGFSAFIGAYLGVLSVPDSPHRAGELVEHLGVGRTAGMYGAGRPGDARAVFLFRSRHQLDYHHRDVSRQKQLLRAAFSGMHPEVDGWLDELDHTPAFYFDSITQLRMDTWSRGRVALVGDAGYCPGPAVGGSTSLAVLGAYVLAGELAVANGDHERAFAAYEREMTPLVLGSRAFARNAAKRLIPNSRLGTWAVLRGLQLVSALPTGASRALAKLNGKGLRLHDSMVIKDYPALASNSTNTSKTNR encoded by the coding sequence ATGCGAATCCTCATCTCAGGCGCCAGCATCGCCGGGCCGGCGCTGGCCTACTGGCTCACCCGGTACGGGCACAGCGTGACGGTGGTGGAGCGCGCACCCACGCCACGCAAGACCGGCGGCCACGCGGTCGATCTGTTCGGGCCAGCGATGGAAGTCGCGGAAAAGATGGGAGTGCTCCCGCGCGTGGCGGAGATGTCCACCGGGACCACCCGGCTGACCGTGCACCGCGAAGGCCGCCGGCGGCCGGTGACCATCGACCTGACCAAGATCTTCGGCGCGGTGACCGACCGGCACGTCGAGATCATGCGCGACGATCTCAGCGAGATCTTCCACCACGCCACTCGCGACCACGTGGAATACGTCTTCGGCGACTCCATCACCGCCCTCGCCGACGACGGCCAGGTCTTCTTCGACAACGGGGCGGCACGCCGCTTCGACCTCGTGATCGGAGCCGATGGCCTCCACTCGAACGTGCGGCGCCTGGTCTTCGGCCCGGAATCGGGCTTCAGCGCGTTCATCGGGGCGTACCTGGGGGTGCTGTCCGTGCCTGATTCCCCGCACCGGGCCGGCGAGCTCGTCGAACACCTCGGTGTGGGGCGCACCGCCGGAATGTATGGCGCTGGACGCCCCGGCGACGCGCGGGCGGTGTTCCTCTTCCGCAGCCGGCACCAACTCGACTACCACCATCGGGACGTTTCGCGGCAGAAGCAGTTGCTGCGCGCGGCGTTCAGCGGCATGCACCCAGAGGTGGACGGCTGGCTCGACGAACTGGACCACACCCCGGCGTTCTACTTCGACTCGATCACCCAACTGCGCATGGACACCTGGTCACGTGGCCGGGTGGCGCTGGTCGGCGACGCGGGCTACTGCCCCGGTCCAGCCGTCGGAGGCAGCACCAGCCTCGCCGTGCTCGGTGCCTATGTGCTGGCCGGTGAACTCGCCGTGGCCAACGGCGACCACGAACGCGCCTTCGCCGCCTACGAACGCGAGATGACACCCCTCGTGCTCGGCAGCCGTGCGTTCGCGCGCAACGCCGCGAAAAGACTCATCCCCAACTCCCGCCTCGGCACCTGGGCCGTGCTGCGCGGCCTGCAACTGGTCTCCGCCCTGCCCACCGGCGCCAGCCGCGCCCTCGCCAAACTCAACGGCAAGGGCCTGCGACTACACGACTCCATGGTCATCAAGGACTACCCGGCCCTCGCCAGCAACAGCACGAACACGAGCAAGACCAACCGCTGA
- a CDS encoding recombinase family protein produces MGKALTRRLAKTASGQLPPLRAVIYARASKDRKGRQMSVSSQVVVGRRFCKEHGITVVAVLIDNDLSASRYATEDRPEYREALRLLSTSEANLLWTWENSRAQRELGSFVRLRNILVEVGGYWAYDDRVYDMNDSDDRIDTAEDAVDSERESEKIRKRTRRGVEARAMESLWHGPASYGYRKVFDPRTGEALRMEKDPATSKVVKRIVDRLIQTGNETEVAAALDADGVPCPREQHWRADHVRKLHVFSQDEEGWARFTAALLPEQLDSVHEALALAKEHSASQVAQRLNRGQWPQALPGRWNAAKVRNIAMNPVIAGYRVHRGQIIGKGVWEPIIKARKHAVLLARIGDPARSTRKDGIRVKYLLSGIMLCEVCERGVGSNERAGQMVYRCRDGHRSRNMARTDAFVVEAVLARLESADAAELFRFRGKEKDATKALAKAAELRARLDGFTDQAAEGNLTPERLARIEAKLLPKIETAEKRASQIIAAPAVAELVGPQARQVWARMSLTQQREALRPIVRPRLAKAIGGRSAFDPSAIRLSWLGAPVAVPDSERTRQDEAGPVAELNRHVPGVDGPEVEVFELDEFELEDAG; encoded by the coding sequence ATGGGTAAGGCGTTGACTCGACGGCTGGCGAAGACTGCCTCGGGGCAGCTTCCGCCGTTGCGGGCTGTGATCTACGCGCGGGCGTCGAAGGACCGGAAGGGCCGACAGATGTCGGTCTCTTCCCAGGTCGTGGTCGGCCGAAGATTCTGCAAGGAGCACGGCATCACCGTGGTGGCTGTGCTGATCGATAACGATCTGTCGGCGTCGCGGTACGCGACCGAGGACCGACCGGAGTATCGGGAGGCTCTGCGGCTGCTGTCGACCAGTGAGGCGAATCTGCTGTGGACGTGGGAGAACTCGCGGGCGCAGCGTGAGCTGGGGTCGTTCGTGCGGTTGCGGAACATCTTGGTCGAGGTCGGTGGCTACTGGGCGTATGACGACCGGGTGTACGACATGAACGACTCGGACGACCGGATCGACACCGCGGAGGACGCGGTGGATTCCGAGCGTGAGTCGGAGAAGATCCGCAAGCGCACCCGGCGCGGGGTTGAGGCGCGGGCGATGGAGAGCTTGTGGCACGGCCCGGCGTCCTACGGGTACCGCAAGGTGTTCGACCCGCGCACGGGTGAGGCTCTGCGGATGGAGAAGGACCCGGCGACGTCGAAGGTGGTCAAACGGATCGTGGACCGGTTGATCCAGACCGGGAACGAGACCGAGGTCGCGGCCGCTCTTGACGCTGATGGTGTGCCGTGTCCGCGTGAGCAGCACTGGCGGGCGGATCACGTGCGCAAGCTGCACGTCTTCTCGCAGGACGAGGAGGGGTGGGCGAGGTTCACCGCCGCGCTGTTGCCCGAGCAGCTCGATTCGGTGCACGAGGCGCTGGCGCTGGCGAAGGAGCACAGTGCGTCGCAGGTGGCGCAGCGGCTCAACCGGGGGCAGTGGCCGCAGGCGTTGCCGGGGCGGTGGAACGCGGCGAAGGTCCGCAACATCGCGATGAACCCTGTGATCGCCGGGTACCGGGTGCACCGTGGCCAGATCATCGGCAAGGGGGTGTGGGAGCCGATCATCAAGGCTCGTAAGCACGCGGTGCTGCTGGCGCGGATCGGTGATCCTGCCCGGTCGACGCGGAAGGACGGTATCCGGGTCAAATACCTGCTGTCGGGGATCATGCTGTGCGAGGTCTGCGAACGCGGCGTTGGCAGCAACGAGCGGGCTGGCCAGATGGTCTACCGGTGCCGCGATGGCCACCGGTCGCGGAACATGGCACGGACGGACGCCTTCGTGGTCGAAGCGGTGCTCGCTCGACTGGAGTCCGCGGACGCCGCCGAGCTGTTCCGGTTTCGTGGCAAGGAGAAAGACGCCACGAAGGCACTGGCCAAGGCCGCGGAGTTGCGCGCGCGCCTGGACGGGTTCACCGACCAAGCAGCAGAGGGGAATCTGACCCCGGAGCGACTGGCCAGGATTGAGGCGAAGTTGCTGCCGAAAATCGAGACAGCCGAGAAGCGCGCCAGCCAGATCATCGCGGCTCCGGCGGTGGCCGAACTGGTTGGCCCGCAGGCCCGGCAGGTGTGGGCGCGGATGTCGTTGACCCAGCAGCGTGAGGCATTGCGCCCGATCGTGCGGCCCCGCCTGGCCAAAGCCATCGGCGGTCGCAGCGCTTTCGACCCGTCCGCGATTCGGCTCTCGTGGCTGGGTGCCCCCGTGGCTGTGCCGGATTCCGAGCGGACGCGTCAGGACGAGGCGGGGCCGGTTGCCGAACTGAACCGACACGTGCCGGGAGTGGACGGGCCGGAAGTCGAGGTCTTCGAGCTCGACGAGTTCGAACTGGAAGACGCTGGCTAA
- a CDS encoding SAV_915 family protein, with protein MSTGRSMPPDPSAVRDALVRLDDFSRRLPELMFILVTPPGAADQPGGIELRRTHRQELAAAGYTSIDRLVAACGSGQPWVQMRRDQLEDLCTETGIAAIAVDVVLDAQPRYPDIDSREQPPLEPIEQLDQPDDYLYVPSRPVREGQYQVELELQPDNSGRPLMLAYTSPELLAAGCGEFQPWVALHANDVPNAIEESGAHGVLLNPVLAEQSRHTGPVHDWDTHSIVGWS; from the coding sequence ATGTCCACGGGGCGTTCGATGCCGCCCGATCCCAGCGCTGTCCGTGATGCGTTGGTGCGGCTTGATGACTTTTCGCGGCGACTGCCGGAGCTGATGTTCATCCTGGTGACTCCACCCGGGGCTGCTGATCAACCTGGCGGGATCGAGCTACGGCGCACACACCGCCAGGAGCTCGCAGCAGCCGGTTATACCTCGATCGATCGGCTCGTCGCAGCGTGTGGATCTGGCCAGCCGTGGGTCCAAATGAGGCGCGATCAGCTGGAAGACCTGTGCACCGAAACTGGCATCGCTGCTATCGCCGTCGACGTGGTGCTCGATGCACAACCCCGCTATCCGGACATCGACAGCCGCGAGCAACCGCCACTAGAACCAATCGAGCAGCTGGACCAGCCCGACGACTACCTCTACGTACCGTCCCGCCCTGTGCGGGAAGGTCAATACCAGGTCGAACTCGAACTACAGCCGGACAACTCGGGCCGTCCGCTGATGCTGGCCTACACCTCACCGGAACTACTGGCCGCCGGTTGCGGCGAATTCCAGCCCTGGGTTGCGTTACACGCCAACGACGTGCCGAACGCCATTGAGGAATCTGGTGCGCACGGCGTGCTGCTTAACCCTGTGCTCGCCGAGCAATCCCGGCACACCGGCCCCGTCCACGACTGGGATACGCACTCGATCGTTGGGTGGTCATGA
- a CDS encoding glycoside hydrolase family 25 protein, with amino-acid sequence MALGIDIYRKFQTVTDWNAVRNHGVGYVWTKLTDGGGIATAGPADAIVNGAKSVGIPVGGYHYAQLSPSPERQAEIFIAEVRRLDATGLVPALDLEAPFGPNAGARDFGIRFCRHVAELGYRPGVYMNNAFAKATRPDQWGIPGLAIWIARYGARPDPAAGHYDVHQYSSSGQVPGIRASGVDLNDSYTNNHFAGGGEFLGALPEAQQGLVVGGVYDVREDLSIPYREKGKSTGRVLRDLMSLSEPIQSRVVPANSFSAAEMLAWIDLNTAGNRKGVDELAKLFDQIAADIEELKPSSK; translated from the coding sequence ATGGCGCTCGGTATCGATATCTACCGGAAGTTCCAGACGGTCACCGACTGGAACGCGGTGCGGAACCACGGTGTCGGCTACGTGTGGACGAAGCTCACCGACGGCGGCGGTATCGCGACGGCGGGACCGGCGGACGCGATCGTGAACGGCGCGAAGTCGGTCGGCATACCGGTGGGCGGCTACCACTACGCGCAGCTTTCCCCGAGCCCGGAACGGCAGGCGGAGATCTTCATCGCCGAGGTGCGCAGGCTCGACGCCACCGGGCTGGTGCCCGCGCTCGACCTCGAAGCGCCGTTCGGGCCGAACGCCGGGGCACGCGATTTCGGGATCCGGTTCTGCCGCCACGTCGCCGAGCTCGGGTATCGGCCCGGGGTCTACATGAACAACGCGTTCGCGAAGGCGACGAGGCCGGACCAGTGGGGCATCCCCGGGCTGGCCATCTGGATCGCGCGCTACGGCGCACGCCCCGACCCGGCCGCCGGGCACTACGACGTCCACCAGTACTCCAGCTCGGGCCAGGTCCCGGGGATCAGGGCCAGCGGGGTCGACCTGAACGACTCGTACACGAACAACCACTTCGCGGGCGGTGGCGAGTTCCTCGGCGCGCTGCCGGAGGCGCAGCAGGGTCTCGTCGTCGGCGGCGTCTACGACGTCCGCGAGGACCTTTCGATCCCTTACCGGGAAAAGGGGAAGTCGACCGGCCGGGTGCTGCGGGACCTGATGTCGCTGAGCGAGCCCATCCAGTCCAGGGTGGTGCCAGCGAACTCCTTCTCCGCCGCGGAGATGCTGGCCTGGATCGACCTGAACACGGCGGGGAACCGGAAGGGGGTCGACGAGCTGGCCAAGCTGTTCGACCAGATCGCCGCCGATATCGAGGAACTCAAGCCCTCGTCGAAGTAG